From the Acidobacteriota bacterium genome, one window contains:
- a CDS encoding HigA family addiction module antitoxin encodes MPMKNPPHPGRIVRQDCIDPLELTVTRAAELLRVRRQTPSNLVNEKAGISAEMAIRLEQLGWSTADHWMRLQATCTLAQARRTQDRIKVERYEPHPV; translated from the coding sequence CTGCCAATGAAGAATCCACCCCATCCGGGCCGCATTGTCCGGCAGGATTGTATCGATCCCCTGGAACTGACCGTGACCCGGGCAGCCGAACTTCTCCGTGTGAGGCGTCAGACTCCGAGCAATCTGGTCAATGAGAAGGCGGGTATTTCTGCCGAAATGGCCATCCGTCTTGAGCAGCTCGGATGGTCCACGGCGGACCACTGGATGAGGTTGCAGGCCACCTGCACTCTCGCCCAAGCACGCCGTACCCAGGACCGGATCAAGGTTGAGCGCTACGAGCCGCATCCCGTCTGA